One genomic region from Nymphaea colorata isolate Beijing-Zhang1983 chromosome 10, ASM883128v2, whole genome shotgun sequence encodes:
- the LOC116263409 gene encoding uncharacterized protein LOC116263409, with product MTEVLESKTKAMAEKELEEIRVRKRTLEAVLQQCQRALELLKVVDDPANPGGAMEEEEEEDGEEEGSSHFTDSETAELCDLLKSRVESPDFLEKLGSIHMPVAHNVSEEGFCWDVISETDLWGELVNEDNGSDGDGYVVVKQEDIVEGVACFMAAYLLSLKETRELTPNQLQEALSTTFSGKKKKGKLRKVWNGTKVVYNVASWGATAIGIYQNPALFRAASVAFWTSCRVISKLI from the exons ATGACGGAAGTCCTGGAGTCGAAAACCAAGGCCATGGCCGAAAAGGAGTTGGAGGAGATTCGCGTCCGGAAGCGGACGTTGGAGGCTGTTCTCCAGCAGTGCCAGAGAGCCCTTGAATTGCTCAAGGTGGTGGATGACCCGGCCAATCCCGGCGGTGccatggaggaggaagaggaggaggatggggagGAAGAGGGGTCTTCTCATTTTACCGATTCTGAGACTGCTGAG CTGTGTGACCTTCTGAAGTCAAGAGTAGAGTCACCAGATTTTCTGGAAAAACTTGGGAGCATTCACATGCCAGTGGCTCATAATGTGTCAG AGGAAGGTTTCTGTTGGGATGTGATTAGTGAGACTGATCTGTGGGGAGAACTTGTGAATGAAGATAATGGTTCAGATGGGGATGGCTATGTTGTTGTCAAGCAGGAGGACATCGTGGAAGGAGTTGCCTGCTTCATGGCTGCTTATCTACTGTCACTAAAGGAAACTAGA GAACTAACACCTAATCAACTGCAAGAAG CTCTTAGCACAACATTTTctgggaaaaagaagaagggaaagctACGGAAGGTGTGGAATGGAACCAAAGTTGTCTATAACGTAGCATCTTGGGGTGCTACAGCTATAGG GATATATCAAAACCCTGCACTATTTAGGGCAGCATCCGTGGCCTTCTGGACATCCTGCCGTGTCATATCAAAGCTGATATGA